In the Haliaeetus albicilla chromosome 7, bHalAlb1.1, whole genome shotgun sequence genome, one interval contains:
- the PIH1D2 gene encoding PIH1 domain-containing protein 2 has product MAGAALASQLWSLLDEMAENEPQAYRRFQRQQRAEAERLCAPPEPHLCLRARPTGVVGRPLFINVCGWKRVPAPKVPTDPTPVSAGPLEEVSGEGDLYSIIDIAYNPDVLQRGEENPEKMEHLIHLTLKFVEERCNLILSDLYTVESFKLKGSLEMMQQRLKGRQIPTPYFSQNTKKELTLDQLLHTMEAEDCSNVPVLLKDENVTHSKGHLIEEVSSTEMPEKLSTPVYEMITVKDTNKKPLKFELKIELPKVSSVSECDLQISKDDIIIEVPEKYKLQLDLPELVDEETTTAVFNKGKRVLFITVPVAKPDP; this is encoded by the exons ATGGCGGGCGCGGCGCTGGCCTCACAGCTCTGGTCGCTGCTGGACGAGATGGCGGAGAACGAGCCCCAAGCCTACCGTCGGTTCCAGCGGCAGCAGCGTGCCGAGGCCGAGCGGCTCTGCGCCCCGCCGGAGCCTCACCTGTGCCTGCGGGCCCGTCCCACG GGAGTCGTCGGGAGGCCGCTGTTCATCAACGTCTGCGGCTGGAAAAGGGTGCCGGCGCCCAAGGTCCCCACTGACCCCACTCCTGTCAGTGCGGGGCCGCTGGAAGAAGTATCTGGTGAAGGAG ACCTTTACAGCATTATAGATATTGCATATAACCCAGATGTTCTTcagaggggagaagaaaaccCGGAAAAAATGGAGCACTTGATCCATTTGACACTTAAATTCGTTGAGGAACGATGCAACCTTATCCTTTCTGATTTGTACACTGTTGAATCATTCAAACTGAAAGGAAGCCTGGAAATGATGCAGCAACGTCTGAAAGGAAGGCAGATACCAACTCCATATTTCAGTCAGAACACAAAGAAGG aactGACACTTGATCAGCTGCTACACACTATGGAAGCTGAGGACTGCAGCAATGTTCCTGTGTTGCTGAAGGATGAAAACGTGACACACTCTAAAGGACATCTGATAGAAGAAGTTAGCAGTACTGAAATGCCAGAGAAGCTAAGTACCCCTGTCTATGAAATGATCACCGTGAAGGATACAAACAAGAAACCACTCAAATTTGAACTAAAAATTGAATTGCCTAAGGTTAGCTCTGTTTCCGAGTGTGATTTGCAGATTTCAAAG GATGACATAATCATTGAAGTCcctgaaaaatataaattacaaCTAGATCTGCCAGAATTGGTGGATGAAGAAACAACTACAGCAGTATTTAACAAAGGAAAACGGGTATTGTTTATCACAGTGCCAGTTGCCAAGCCTGATCCTTAA